The Amblyraja radiata isolate CabotCenter1 chromosome 1, sAmbRad1.1.pri, whole genome shotgun sequence genome contains a region encoding:
- the ccno gene encoding cyclin-O, producing MVATAMSEGLSLQPELSQSSPAKRKRLAAVNDDDTPEERAETIPDSAIARAPVKRARYPRYRKQGTVSSGCDSGICADQSPGSSPSDATCSSPAHRSSRSPHRLTTPLDWQLFTDYGENCYHFKRESEEKFHPRNCLARQPQVTAEDRCKLVSWLIPVHRYFNFCFESLCLAVNIMDRFLKTTPVASDCFQLVGVTSLLIACKQVEVYPPRIKQLLALCCAAFTREQLCNLECIILLKLNFQLAAPSVDFFLEYFTNKIPQHQQVDGRAPRTGRLARRFAELSFADYSFNGYPPSLLAISAFSLADRMLHPDQLVDLDFGDYPPSPLKDCVETLKLLVALNKESLASDQAFEEKNGEFSTEL from the exons ATGGTTGCAACCGCTATGAGCGAAGGGCTCTCTCTGCAACCAGAGCTGAGTCAGTCCAGCCCGGCGAAAAGAAAACGGCTGGCCGCCGTGAATGACGATGATACACCCGAGGAGAGAGCTGAGAcaattcctgacagcgccattgcCAGGGCCCCGGTTAAAAGAGCCAGATATCCAAGATACAGAAAACAGGGCACCGTTTCCAGCGGATGCGACAGCggcatctgtgccgaccagtcgCCTGGTTCGAGCCCCTCAGATGCAACTTGTAGCAGTCCCGCACACAGAAGCAGCCGCTCCCCTCACCGGCTCACCACTCCACTTGACTGGCAGCTTTTCACAGACTACGGGGAGAACTGTTACCACTTTAAACGAGAATCCGAGGAAAAATTCCATCCGCGGAACTGTCTCGCCCGGCAGCCTCAG GTAACCGCGGAAGACCGGTGTAAACTCGTTAGCTGGCTAATCCCGGTTCATAGATACTTTAATTTCTGTTTTGAATCGCTGTGCCTCGCTGTAAATATAATGGACCGTTTCCTCAAAACAACGCCCGTGGCTTCGGATTGTTTCCAACTTGTTGGAGTAACCTCGCTGCTCATTGCCTGTAAACAA GTTGAAGTATACCCGCCGAGAATCAAACAACTGCTAGCCCTGTGCTGCGCTGCTTTTACTCGTGAGCAGTTGTGTAACCTGGAGTGCATCATCCTGCTCAAACTCAATTTCCAGCTGGCCGCTCCCAGCGTGGACTTCTTCTTGGAGTATTTCACCAATAAAATCCCGCAGCATCAACAGGTGGACGGCAGGGCTCCCCGGACTGGCCGTCTGGCCAGGCGCTTTGCCGAGCTCAGCTTCGCCGACTATTCCTTCAACGGTTATCCGCCCTCCCTGCTGGCCATCTCTGCATTCAGCCTGGCCGATCGCATGTTACACCCTGACCAACTTGTCGACCTAGACTTCGGCGATTACCCGCCCAGCCCGCTGAAGGACTGCGTGGAGACTCTGAAGCTACTGGTGGCTTTGAACAAGGAGTCACTGGCATCCGATCAGGCCTTTGAAGAGAAAAACGGCGAATTCAGCACTGAATTATGA